One Streptosporangium becharense genomic window, TCCTCCGCGTCGTTCTTGGCGTTGAGCACCACGCACTCCAGCCCCCGGCCGCTCAGGGTGAGGGCCAGGCGCTCGGACTCGGCCACGTCGAGGGTGCCGATCAGGATCGGCCGCCCGGTGGCGTGCACCTCGGCGATCTCGTCGGCGAGCGCCAGGTCCTTCTCCAGCCGGAACTCGAACAGCCGGTCCGGCTCGTCGACGCGCACGCACGGCCGGTTGGGCGGGACCACCGCCACCTTGAGGTCGTAGAACTCCCGCAGCTGGTCGCCGACCGCGACCGCGGTGCCGGTCATCCCGCACTTCTCGGGATAGCGGGTGATCAGCCCCTGGACGGTGATCGAGTCGAGGACCTCGCCGGTCTCCGACGCGGGCAGCGCCTCCTTGGCCTCCACCGCGGCCTGCAGGCCGTCCGGCCAGCGTTGCAGCAGCGCCACCCGGCCCCGGGACGGGTTGATCAGGTGAACCCTGCCGTCCCGGACGATGTAGTCGACGTCCTTGGTCAGCAGGGCGTGGGCGTGCAGGGCGAGGCTGACCTCGGTCAGCGTCTCCGGCGTGTCGTAGAGGGCGACGCCGAGCGCCTTCTCGACGGTGTCGATGCCCTTGGTGGTCAGGTGGACGTTGCGCGCCTGGTCGTCGATCTCGTAGTGGTATCCCTTGACCAGCTGCCGGACCAGCGCGGCCGTTTCCGGCACCGCGCCGCCCGGGTCGCTCGCCCCGGCCAGCACCAGCGGCACCCGCGCCTCGTCGACCAGCACCGAGTCGGCCTCGTCGACCAGCGCCACGTTCGGCGGCGGCACGACGAGGTCGGCCACGTCGGTGACGAGCCGGTCGCGCAGCACGTCGAAACCGATCTCGCTGACCGAGCCGTACGTCACGTCCCGGGCGTAGGCCGCGCGGCGTTCGCCGGGCGTGGAGCTCTGGCCGATCCAGCCGACCGAGACGCCGAGCGCCTCGTACAGCGGGGCCATCCACTCGGCGTCGCGCCGGGCCAGGTAGTCGTTGACCGAGATCACGTGGACGCGCTTGCCCTGCAGGGCGTACCCGGCGGCGGCCATCGCCCCGGACAGGGTCTTGCCCTCCCCGGTGGCCATCTCCGCGACGCTGCCCGACAGCATCGCCAGCGTGCCGACCAGCTGCACGTCGTACGGACGCAGCCCCAGCGTGCGGTGGGCCGCCTCCCGGGCGACCGCGCAGAACTCGGCGGCGTCGTCGGCCGGAGACGGGGGCACGGGCAGCTCGTCGAGCCCGCGGATCCGCTCCTCGCGGGCCCCCGCCTCCGCCACGGTCCGCTCGAACCGCGACAGGTCGAGGGTGCCGGGGCGTTCGAGAAACCGCCTGATCCGCTGAGTTATCGAGCCCACGTTCCCTCCAACGCCCGTTTCCAGGCCCGCGTTCCGTTCCTGCCGCACATTGTGGTGGAAAGAGCGGCCGGTGTACGGGTCCGGACACGTGCGCGGGCCCTGGGAAAGGGAAGGTCGCCGGGTTATCGTGTTACCAGTCAGTAAACAGAATTCGATTCCAGAAGCAGGCGTGGGCGGCGGCGGGGCTCCGGACGGGTGCGGACGCCTGACCGGACGCCGGACGGCGTACGGGCATCGGCCGGGTCCGGCCGAGGTCCCGCACGACGTGCGGGCGGCGGCCGTCCCGCGCGTGCGACCACCGCCCTGGAGGCACGATGAGCCTGTCCGACCTGCAGCCGGTCCCCGCCGATCGGCTCACCTTCCGGCTCCCGGAGAAGTTCGAGACCGTGGAGCAGGAGCGCCGCCACCGTCTGGAACGCCTGGCCGCCGCACTGCGGCTGTTCGGCAGGTTCGGCTTCGAGGAGGGCGTGGCCGGTCACATCACCGTCCGCGACCCCGAGCACACCGACCACTTCTGGGTCAACCCGTTCGGGATGTCCTTCAAGCGGATCAGGGTGAGCGACCTGATCCTCGTCAACCACGACGGCCAGGTGGTCGAGGGCAGGTACCACGTCAACCAGGCCGCGTTCGCGATCCACTCGATGGTCCACCAGGCCCGGCCGGACGTGGTCGCCGCCGCGCACAGCCACTCGGTTCACGGCAAGGCCCTGTCGTCGCTCGGCACCCTGCTGGAGCCGCTCACCCAGGACGCGTGCGCTTTCTACGAGGACCACGGCCTCTTCGACGACTACACCGGCGTGGTCGTGGAGACCGAGGAGGGCCGCCGGATCGCCCAGGCCCTCGGCTCCCACAAGGCCGTCATCCTGCGCAACCACGGACTGCTGACCGTCGGCGACAGCGTCGACGCCGCCGCCTGGTGGTTCATCACGATGGAGCGCTCCTGCCAGGCCCAGCTCCTGGCCAAGGCCGCCGGCCCGACCGTGCCGATCAGCCACGAGAACGCCAAGCTCACCCACGGCCAGATCGGCAACGACCTGGTGGGCTGGATCAACTTCCAGCCCCTCCACGACCAGATCGTCGCCACCGAGCCCAACCTGTTCGACTGAGCGTCCGCGCCGGATCAGGGTGTCACGCGGGCGACGGCGATGGTGGTGGACCCCCGCTGGCCGGCTTCGTAGAACATGTACTCCACCCCGCGGTCGGTGCCGAAAGCGGGCGCCGCGGACCTCCCGTTGTCCGGCGCGCCGCGCAGCGACGCGTGGAAGACGCCGAGATGCACCTCCCTGTCGAAGGCGTTCCCGACCTCGGTGAGGTACATCCTGCCGTCGCCGCCGTGGTAGACGACGTAGGTCGTCCCGTTGCGCCGGAGCACGTGCGGCCCGCTGATGTCGTTCAGCCCGTCGCCGGCGGGGGAGACGAGGGGCGAGGGGTCGAACCGCCACGTCAGCGCGTCGGAGGACCAGCCCCAGAAGATCTTCCGCTTGCCTCCGTGGTAGCCCATGAAGACCATCACGTACCGGCTGCCCAGCGCGGGGATCGAGTGGTCGAAGACGCGGGCGTAGGAGGCCTCGGAGAGCCCCGGCACCATCGAGGTGTCGAGCACCACGCCGTGGTAGGTGAAGTCGATGCCGTCGGCGGAGGTGGCCAGCCGGGTCGTGGTGATCACGTGGCCGCCGACGGCCACCGTGAGACCGGTGCCGAGGGCCGTGCGGAGGAGGGTGCGGCGGTTGAGGACCGGTTCGGACATGCTCTGTCCCTTCGTGTCTCACACCTCGTGCGATGCGGCGGTGATCACAAAGATTGGTGACGAGCAAGTGATTGGTCAACACGCTAATACGAATTACCTAGGGTAATTCGCAGTCGCGGCCGGTCGGCGGTCAGTCGCCGGCGCGTACCGGCCAAGGTGCCGCCCGGCCAGAGGTGCCGCACGGACGGGGTGTGGCGCGGACAGGGTGTGGCGCGGACAGGGTGTGGCCCGGAGGGAGGTGCCGCGCGGCCCTGCGGGGGAGACCGCCGATGCCGTCGTGGCCCGGACCGTGGCGAGGACGACGAAGAAGATCCCGTATGCCAGCACTTGTCCGGGCATCGGATCACCGTGTTCGGCAATCATGACAGCACCTGACAGGTACGGGCGGAATGCTGGCACCCATGACGACG contains:
- the secA2 gene encoding accessory Sec system translocase SecA2 produces the protein MTQRIRRFLERPGTLDLSRFERTVAEAGAREERIRGLDELPVPPSPADDAAEFCAVAREAAHRTLGLRPYDVQLVGTLAMLSGSVAEMATGEGKTLSGAMAAAGYALQGKRVHVISVNDYLARRDAEWMAPLYEALGVSVGWIGQSSTPGERRAAYARDVTYGSVSEIGFDVLRDRLVTDVADLVVPPPNVALVDEADSVLVDEARVPLVLAGASDPGGAVPETAALVRQLVKGYHYEIDDQARNVHLTTKGIDTVEKALGVALYDTPETLTEVSLALHAHALLTKDVDYIVRDGRVHLINPSRGRVALLQRWPDGLQAAVEAKEALPASETGEVLDSITVQGLITRYPEKCGMTGTAVAVGDQLREFYDLKVAVVPPNRPCVRVDEPDRLFEFRLEKDLALADEIAEVHATGRPILIGTLDVAESERLALTLSGRGLECVVLNAKNDAEEAEIISRAGERGAITVSTQMAGRGTDIRLGEGVEELGGLYVIGSGRHAGSRLDDQLRGRAGRQGDPGGSVFFVSGEDELIAHYVADEYAKGVPERSLVGHAQRVAEGVDMEIHRNTWRYTRLLERQRSQVLERRDRVLRGRVAGDALAAAVPERWAELVDDVGEETLHEAARQIVLFHLDRCWAEHLAYLAELREGIHLRALGRLNPIDEFHKDAVPAYERLLAEIESRSVESFRTAAVTADGLDLDGSGLKRPTATWTYLVQDNPFGTEWDRILNRLSTKLRRR
- a CDS encoding class II aldolase/adducin family protein, with the protein product MSLSDLQPVPADRLTFRLPEKFETVEQERRHRLERLAAALRLFGRFGFEEGVAGHITVRDPEHTDHFWVNPFGMSFKRIRVSDLILVNHDGQVVEGRYHVNQAAFAIHSMVHQARPDVVAAAHSHSVHGKALSSLGTLLEPLTQDACAFYEDHGLFDDYTGVVVETEEGRRIAQALGSHKAVILRNHGLLTVGDSVDAAAWWFITMERSCQAQLLAKAAGPTVPISHENAKLTHGQIGNDLVGWINFQPLHDQIVATEPNLFD